Proteins from one Gimesia maris genomic window:
- a CDS encoding DUF3147 family protein has translation MYYFIKVALTAVVVVAVSEVSKRSSLLGGALASLPLVSFLGMIWLYIDTGSTDKVAELSRNIFWLVLPSLSFFLLLPFLLKKGVGFSSSFGISTAIMICFYLGMVFCLKKLGVQ, from the coding sequence ATGTATTATTTCATTAAGGTGGCTTTAACCGCAGTTGTTGTTGTCGCCGTATCAGAAGTCTCGAAACGCAGTTCACTGTTAGGCGGTGCCCTGGCCTCCTTGCCACTCGTTTCCTTTCTGGGAATGATCTGGCTCTATATTGACACAGGAAGTACCGACAAAGTCGCTGAATTGTCCCGAAACATCTTCTGGCTGGTCCTGCCATCACTCTCCTTTTTTCTGTTACTGCCGTTTCTGTTGAAAAAAGGAGTCGGCTTTAGTTCCAGTTTCGGAATCTCAACAGCAATAATGATCTGCTTCTATCTGGGAATGGTTTTCTGTTTAAAGAAACTGGGTGTTCAATAA
- the mgtE gene encoding magnesium transporter — MNQPDETTENIVVEQPDAWDQLEQIVAAGDPDAAHTFLKELPPGEDARIMAQLSETEQHEFIALLDDENAARLMESLPELQAGQLLSTLPAEQAAHIFDEMNSDEQVDLLDQLTDAQSEAILEEMDPEEAENVRFLSKYNRLCAGGLMITELLSFQETETVDDVVSDLRKNAEKYAEYNVQYIYVINADLQLVGVLRLRDLLMAPPGRKLSKMMIANPHSFPDMTPLQDLLHFFDAHPLFGLPVVDENNVLVGVVRREDVEAASEELAGKTFLRFAGIMGGEELRSLPLKTRSARRLSWLSINILLNIVAASIIAMYEETLESVIALAVFLPIVSDMSGCSGNQAIAVSTRELVLGVIRPSDWLHVFRKEFGLGIVNGLALGILLGGVAYIWKGNPYLGLVIGGALALNTLMAVCLGALIPLLLKGFKLDPALASGPILTTLTDMCGFFLVLSFAQALLPWLI; from the coding sequence ATGAATCAGCCGGATGAAACAACAGAAAATATTGTCGTCGAACAGCCTGATGCCTGGGATCAGCTGGAGCAGATCGTCGCCGCCGGGGACCCTGACGCCGCGCATACGTTTTTGAAAGAACTCCCACCCGGCGAAGATGCACGCATCATGGCGCAGTTGTCGGAGACAGAACAACATGAGTTCATCGCGCTGCTGGATGACGAAAACGCCGCCCGCCTGATGGAGTCGCTACCCGAACTGCAGGCCGGGCAATTACTCTCCACATTACCCGCGGAACAAGCCGCTCATATCTTTGATGAGATGAACAGCGATGAGCAGGTCGACCTGCTGGATCAGCTGACAGATGCCCAGTCCGAAGCCATACTGGAAGAGATGGACCCGGAAGAGGCCGAGAATGTCCGCTTTCTGTCCAAGTATAATCGGCTCTGTGCCGGCGGGCTAATGATCACCGAACTGCTCTCCTTCCAGGAGACAGAGACGGTCGACGACGTGGTTTCGGACCTCCGTAAAAATGCCGAAAAGTACGCCGAATACAACGTGCAGTATATCTACGTCATCAACGCCGACCTGCAACTCGTAGGCGTGCTGCGGCTCCGTGATCTGCTGATGGCACCTCCGGGTCGCAAGCTTTCCAAAATGATGATTGCCAATCCACACAGCTTTCCCGACATGACCCCGCTCCAGGATCTGCTGCACTTCTTCGACGCTCACCCCTTGTTTGGTCTGCCTGTCGTTGACGAGAACAACGTTCTGGTCGGCGTCGTCAGGCGGGAAGACGTCGAAGCCGCCAGTGAAGAACTGGCAGGTAAAACCTTTCTGCGATTCGCGGGGATTATGGGCGGGGAAGAACTCCGCAGCCTGCCCCTCAAAACCCGCAGTGCCCGCCGCCTGTCGTGGCTCAGTATCAACATCCTGTTGAATATTGTCGCCGCCAGTATCATCGCCATGTACGAAGAGACTCTGGAAAGTGTGATCGCACTGGCCGTCTTTCTGCCCATCGTCTCCGACATGAGTGGCTGCAGCGGCAACCAGGCCATCGCGGTCAGCACGCGGGAACTGGTGCTCGGCGTCATCCGACCCAGCGACTGGTTACACGTCTTCCGCAAGGAATTCGGTTTGGGAATCGTCAACGGCCTCGCCCTCGGTATTTTACTGGGAGGTGTCGCCTACATCTGGAAAGGCAACCCCTACCTCGGCCTGGTCATCGGCGGAGCACTGGCCTTGAACACGCTGATGGCGGTCTGCCTGGGTGCCTTGATCCCTCTACTGCTGAAGGGCTTCAAACTGGACCCCGCCCTCGCCTCCGGCCCGATCCTGACCACCCTCACCGACATGTGCGGCTTCTTCCTCGTCCTCTCCTTCGCCCAGGCCCTGCTCCCCTGGCTGATTTGA
- a CDS encoding redoxin domain-containing protein yields MVSACDAGTVNCRHWWQFWTLLSLNSALQLSLWQSPLMAAEPDQQSASRPPQVQTLYEPGRLGGHGATLHRVTITGTARNAAGEPLKDADIYVSSRGWIIPGDFEQLRGHTRSDENGHYELKDVQLFVINNRDPHSRPDESDFIVFGTKENYGLTWHPARNYRPAARPEEIDGQDRNSHATRNAFYQNEPIVIDLQFDAPAKLRGVITDKQGHPLANAKVQLGHVDRPLNTSPHRTGYCEYLKQKNPYSNQNDSFINFSVVPLSVRETYTDAQGRYEFTQLRRDTSYSANIDPGPEFAPWQFTLVTASQSRNSRNTISAGYAGEVNHQFTAPRDVTVRVVQSDSGRPLSNVLVTAHPIGAVRRSGIQARTDSHGNAQLRLIPDEYKLVAEPNPDQPFLYLSQQYFVPKRKASEKNDTPNVTMKLNPAAIVKLKAINAKTGAPIPGVRFNYETYDSGEQTPVSTQTVYVDYPFTNDAGEIQAFMEPGRRRFVVTEPFSLSQAAGSRSERIKLTAGQVTEVTIKLTPADFLPTHLVASEMQPRKNSLYAPEIQKKWHIQSELLRLTPLRITTQKVSFYRKSVDTENLLKDLRALDPYELPDIKSLLNKYYTGESDWYKQVLTAQGTLKHEARYFNPDTRPPLFFNFSGQPLPNLTTMTDGWKTIHHQSMSNQAGINLNRRGRINFHVESPRDLCEWPSLRNRLPAPQNAKKPDADIRHEGQRIIYEGESNERVSRRVLDQETGFIFETFHQSQPHQFEQVKLSFAPQKISNGLILPGMHINWKMYQGKLQQLEATLIEKVEILSNVPADAFSIALPAGTEFIDSRQLPDNVSYIAGNHASKKILTGPVSDFAAYLQRNPYYSHEMETEPQLGRHAPTLEPALWLTADGKTAAPNLNGKVVLIHFWGTRNANSMDQLSEMKAAYKKYAEQPVVLIGLHDSYTSTSQLQAIAEQKELKYTLAIDQRPEEAGWFGKTMQHFRVRNLPQTAVIDQQGNLTFTGDLPEALQKVNQLLNDKN; encoded by the coding sequence ATGGTATCTGCTTGCGACGCAGGAACAGTGAATTGCCGGCATTGGTGGCAGTTCTGGACATTACTCTCTCTCAACAGTGCACTGCAGCTGAGTCTCTGGCAAAGCCCGCTGATGGCGGCAGAACCAGATCAGCAGTCGGCGAGTCGACCACCACAAGTACAAACACTGTATGAGCCGGGCCGGCTGGGTGGACATGGTGCGACACTGCATCGCGTCACCATCACGGGCACCGCGCGAAATGCAGCCGGTGAACCGCTCAAAGACGCTGACATTTATGTTTCCAGTCGAGGCTGGATTATTCCAGGCGATTTTGAACAGCTGCGCGGTCACACCCGTAGCGATGAGAATGGACATTATGAACTCAAGGACGTTCAATTGTTTGTCATCAACAATCGCGATCCTCACTCGCGACCCGACGAGAGTGACTTTATCGTCTTCGGCACGAAAGAGAATTATGGCCTCACCTGGCATCCTGCCCGCAATTATCGCCCCGCCGCGCGTCCTGAAGAAATCGATGGTCAGGATCGAAACAGTCACGCCACGAGAAATGCCTTCTATCAGAATGAACCGATTGTCATCGATCTGCAGTTTGATGCGCCGGCAAAACTGAGAGGCGTCATCACCGACAAGCAGGGACATCCCCTGGCAAACGCGAAAGTACAACTGGGACATGTGGATCGCCCGCTGAATACCTCCCCACACAGAACGGGTTACTGCGAATATCTCAAACAGAAGAATCCCTATTCAAACCAGAATGATTCGTTTATCAATTTTTCCGTAGTCCCTTTATCAGTGCGTGAAACCTATACCGACGCGCAGGGACGTTATGAATTCACACAACTCCGCCGCGACACCAGTTACTCTGCCAATATCGATCCGGGTCCGGAGTTCGCCCCCTGGCAATTTACCCTGGTCACCGCGAGCCAGTCCCGCAATTCCAGGAATACAATCTCCGCCGGGTATGCTGGCGAAGTCAACCATCAGTTTACCGCACCGCGTGATGTCACCGTCCGCGTTGTACAAAGTGATTCGGGCCGGCCCCTCTCTAATGTACTGGTGACAGCCCATCCTATCGGCGCAGTGCGACGCAGTGGCATTCAGGCGCGTACAGACAGCCATGGAAATGCGCAGCTCAGGCTCATTCCGGATGAATACAAGCTGGTGGCAGAACCCAATCCGGATCAGCCCTTTCTGTATTTGAGCCAGCAGTATTTTGTCCCGAAACGAAAAGCTTCTGAAAAGAACGATACGCCAAATGTCACAATGAAGTTGAACCCCGCTGCCATTGTGAAGCTGAAAGCGATCAACGCCAAAACCGGCGCCCCGATTCCGGGAGTCCGCTTCAACTACGAAACCTATGACTCCGGAGAGCAAACCCCGGTCTCCACGCAGACGGTGTATGTCGATTATCCTTTTACAAACGATGCCGGTGAAATCCAGGCCTTTATGGAACCGGGCAGGCGCCGTTTTGTCGTCACCGAACCCTTCTCCCTGTCCCAGGCAGCAGGCAGTCGCTCAGAGCGTATCAAACTCACCGCAGGTCAGGTTACGGAAGTTACCATCAAATTGACACCGGCAGATTTTCTACCCACACATCTGGTCGCCAGCGAAATGCAGCCTCGTAAAAACTCACTCTACGCTCCCGAGATTCAGAAGAAATGGCACATACAGTCGGAACTGCTGCGGCTCACTCCCCTGCGCATCACCACACAGAAAGTCTCATTCTATCGAAAATCTGTCGATACAGAGAACCTGCTCAAAGATTTACGCGCACTGGATCCGTATGAGCTGCCTGATATCAAATCGTTACTCAACAAATATTACACTGGTGAATCAGACTGGTACAAACAGGTGCTGACAGCGCAGGGCACTCTCAAGCATGAAGCACGCTATTTCAACCCTGATACTCGCCCTCCCCTTTTCTTCAATTTCTCAGGTCAGCCGTTGCCCAATCTCACCACGATGACCGATGGCTGGAAAACAATTCATCATCAAAGCATGAGTAATCAGGCCGGGATTAACCTGAACCGTAGAGGAAGAATCAATTTTCATGTCGAATCTCCCCGTGATCTATGCGAATGGCCATCGCTGCGTAATCGTCTTCCTGCCCCCCAAAACGCAAAAAAGCCCGACGCCGATATTCGCCACGAAGGACAGAGAATCATTTATGAGGGAGAAAGTAACGAGAGAGTTTCCCGTCGCGTCCTGGATCAGGAAACCGGTTTTATTTTCGAAACGTTTCACCAATCGCAGCCACATCAGTTTGAACAAGTCAAGCTGTCATTCGCCCCGCAGAAAATATCCAATGGTCTGATCCTGCCTGGAATGCATATCAACTGGAAGATGTATCAGGGAAAATTACAGCAACTGGAAGCAACTCTGATCGAAAAAGTAGAAATTCTTTCGAACGTGCCCGCCGATGCCTTTTCGATTGCCTTGCCAGCGGGGACTGAGTTCATTGATTCCCGCCAACTGCCTGACAATGTCAGCTACATTGCCGGCAATCATGCTTCCAAAAAAATCCTGACTGGCCCAGTCAGCGACTTCGCCGCTTACCTGCAGCGGAACCCCTATTACAGCCACGAAATGGAAACAGAGCCTCAGCTCGGCAGACACGCCCCCACTCTGGAACCGGCACTCTGGTTGACGGCGGATGGAAAAACAGCAGCACCCAACCTGAATGGAAAAGTGGTCCTGATCCACTTCTGGGGAACCCGGAATGCCAACAGCATGGACCAGTTGTCTGAAATGAAAGCCGCATACAAAAAATATGCAGAACAACCTGTTGTGCTCATCGGACTGCATGATTCTTACACCTCAACATCTCAACTGCAGGCCATTGCGGAGCAGAAAGAACTGAAATACACGCTGGCCATCGATCAACGCCCAGAAGAAGCCGGCTGGTTCGGCAAAACCATGCAGCACTTTCGAGTACGCAACTTACCCCAGACAGCTGTCATTGATCAACAGGGTAATCTGACTTTCACAGGCGATCTCCCGGAAGCCCTCCAGAAAGTGAATCAATTGTTGAATGATAAGAACTAA
- a CDS encoding DUF1559 domain-containing protein, producing MFAHRKQRMSRGFTLIELLVVIAIIAILIALLLPAVQQAREAARRSSCKNNFKQVGLALHNYHDTHGVFPFGCSLPRGGCSGTISGNPARFSWGTHLLPYLDLANVYNGFNFSLNYNVAPNGGLQQGGYKVQTFQCPSDPQGDDRTNHTGGITNPGAAGGKDDIGKTNMAGVADSVDWLCDLSGFRPTVAGDGVLFNHSRVKIRDIIDGTSNTLVIGEVTGGRTGSYDGQGYTIWNVLDTAGGINGPNSIPGGGYWDKWDMEFSSYHTGGCHFLMGDGAVRFFSENMDQQTLSKLTTRQGGDVVGEF from the coding sequence ATGTTTGCTCATCGAAAACAACGTATGAGTCGTGGCTTTACTCTGATTGAATTGCTGGTGGTGATTGCCATTATCGCCATCTTGATCGCCCTGTTATTACCGGCTGTGCAGCAGGCTCGTGAGGCTGCCCGTCGCTCCTCATGCAAGAACAATTTCAAGCAGGTCGGCCTGGCGCTGCATAACTATCATGACACGCATGGTGTGTTTCCTTTTGGATGCTCACTCCCCCGCGGCGGCTGCTCGGGAACGATATCAGGCAATCCGGCAAGATTTTCCTGGGGCACACATCTGCTGCCTTATCTTGATCTCGCGAATGTTTACAACGGCTTTAATTTTTCTCTTAACTACAATGTTGCTCCCAATGGCGGCTTACAGCAGGGCGGCTACAAAGTTCAAACCTTTCAGTGTCCGAGTGACCCGCAAGGCGATGACCGCACTAATCACACGGGAGGTATTACCAATCCAGGAGCAGCTGGCGGTAAGGATGATATCGGTAAAACCAACATGGCAGGGGTCGCAGATTCCGTTGACTGGCTCTGTGATCTTTCCGGTTTCCGACCTACTGTTGCCGGTGATGGTGTTCTGTTTAATCATTCCCGAGTCAAGATTCGTGATATTATCGACGGTACCAGCAATACGCTGGTAATTGGCGAAGTCACCGGAGGCAGAACAGGCTCATACGACGGACAAGGCTATACCATCTGGAATGTGCTGGATACGGCAGGCGGCATCAATGGACCGAATTCCATTCCCGGCGGTGGTTACTGGGACAAATGGGACATGGAATTCTCCAGTTATCATACAGGAGGTTGTCACTTCTTAATGGGCGATGGTGCTGTCAGGTTCTTCTCAGAAAACATGGATCAACAAACACTTTCAAAGCTGACCACTCGCCAGGGGGGAGATGTCGTCGGCGAGTTTTAA